From Sphingomonas psychrotolerans:
AGCGCGGATGACAGGCACAAGACCTGCCAGGTCAGCCGCAGCCGGCGAAGCGACGGTGTCTCGGGCGCTGCCATCGGCGTGCGCAGCAAGTCGAGCCAGAGGGGCATCAGCTTGCCTTTCCCGGACGCAGCACCTGCTCGGTCACCCGCATGACCCGGCCGGTCTGGCGAACCACCGCCGGCGTATGTTCGATGCCGAACCGGGAGGTCAGTTTGCCCTCCTGATCGAAGTAGAAGCGTCGCTTCCGGTTCGTCATCTCCTCAAGCGGCGACCCGCTGACGAAGATGATCTTGGCGTTGAGGTCAGTGAAACGACTGGTCGCCCAGGCCATCTGGCCGGCATCGTCGCCGTCAATAAATACGAGCGCCTGCTTAACCGCAACGAAGTCGAGCGGGTTGATGGTCTGCCCCGCAGACGCAATCAGATTGCCTTTATGGTCGTTAATATCGCGCTCGAGCCGGACAGCGGGATCATAGTCCCACTCTCGCGCGGCGATTGCAGGCGTGATGCCGGCCACGGGCGTCGGACGGCGAACCTTCGCCTCCACACGCTTGGCGAACATCTCGTTGGTGCGCGCGAGTTCACCGCTCGCTTCGGCGCGCTTGAGCCGAGCCTCGATCGTGGAAAGCAGGTCAGGCTCGATGACCGGGAACGCCTGACCCGTCTGGCCATAGTCGCGGGCTTCCGTCCGCATCGGACCGGCGACGAAAACGGCGACTCCCAGAAGCAGGCCGCCCGCGGTCCCGGCGAGGATCCGCTTCATAACACCGGCTCCCCGACGCCGATAAGCTGGCGACCGCAGACAAATCCGATCTCGGCATAGCGGCTGTCGAAACTGTCCGGGTGCGGAGACCCGGCATAATAGCAACCGGCAGGGATAGCTCCGACCGCCCCCGGCGTCAGTGGCTCGCCCGTTCTGGTCCGTGGCTTTAGCCGGCCGACTGGCGCACCGTTGATCCTAACGGCCGAGCCGTCATGCGCCACCCGGTCGCCGGGCATGCCGTAGACGATTTTGCCGAACATCTGGGGTTTTGCCCCGAAGTGGCGGCGCAGCAGCGCGCTGCGCGGTGGATCGAAGAAGACATAGTCACCGCGAGCGGGAAGCTGATGACGACGGATCAGGAACGCCCAATTGGGAAGCGAATCTGATGCGTTGATCAGCAACACATGGCTGTCGCGCCAGCTTGCAATCGCCCCGAACCCGACGGACCCGATAATAGTGACCCCAAGAAGGAGCCACAGCCGCTTGCGCGGACGCCAGCGCTCAAGGCCTTGCTCACTGACGACCGTTGCCATCGGGTCCTCCAAAGGTTGCGACCGACGCGCCAGGCCCCATCGGAGCAGTCCGCTGCGACGGCACGCCAGCTGGCCCCTCCGGCTGCAGCGGGAGGGCGGAGGCGGCCCCCATGGGGTCGATCGGCCCCTGCGGTGAGGAAGGCTGCGGCTGGCGAGCGGCAATCGCGGCCTGCGCGCTCGACAGCTCCTGCAGGCGCTGGAGTTCCTCGACGGACGCGCGCTTGGGGACGGGCACGCCCGCCGCGAACACTGCCGTTTTCAGGCTGTCGGTGATGTCCGGCACGTTCTTGGTCAGGACCGCTTCGCCGACCAGCACGACCTGACCGGAGGCGCTGCGCCTTTGGAGCTCCTTGTCGAGCGACGCCATGAACGCCCGCATCTCGGCCTGCACACGCTCAGGGGGCGAGCCCGAGAAGCGCTGCGCCTCGACATAGTCGCCGACCAACGCAGACAGGCGAGCCGAAACGATATGTTCTTCCCTGGGAACTGTCAGGGCCCGCGTGACCCACATCGCCCAGATGGTCAGAGCCAGGACCAACACTCCGATCAGAATCTGCTGCCGGCTAAATCCACCGAACCCTGCTTTGCGCACGGCGGTCATGTCGCGTGGCATGGGCGCCGGAACCGGCGGAAGATCGAGTTCGGGCTGTTCAGCCATGATGACGCTCTCCTTCGGATTTGCGCTCGGGGAGGATCCTGTCGCGGCGGAAAGTGATGATCGCAGCGGACAGGATCATGTGGGCGATGGCGAACATGTTGAGGAATGCGCCGGTGCGCGCCGCGTCCGCCACGACGTAGCGACTGGTCAGATTGTTGAGTTGATGGATGAAGCCGTCGAACGAAAAGCCGCCAAGGGCGAGGAAGAAGAGGAAGAACAACCCCCAGGTCATCAGGAGTGTCGAGCCGACGAAGCCCAGACCGTGCAGCGTAAAATTGGCGATTGAACGCCATTCCGATCGCCTCGCCCCGCCCGTACCGACCCTTCCCGGCTTGCTGATGTTGGTTGCCATTTTGCTACTCCGCAGCGATCGCGATCTCGTCCACCGGGGCGAGATTGCTGACCCATTTTTCCGGATTGTTGGGGAAGGCGATCCGCTCGATCGCTTCATCCATGCTCATGCCTTCGGCGATCAGCGCGTCGATTGCCGCGAAGGTCTTTGGGCTGGAGGAGAACAAAGCTGCCGAGTAGGGATCGAGCACCAGGCGCCCGACAGCGAGCGTGTCCGGGCCTTTGATCATGATGTCCGAATATTCGAAGCCGTTGCGCTTGAGCGAGCGCAGGAGGGCGTCGGTATAATCGTCCATCTCGAAACGGTCGTGTTTCTTGAAGTCCGCGATCGTCTCCGGCTTCTGCTGCAGGATCACGAACCAGTCGGAGTTTTCCAGCGCCGCGATCGAGCCGGCCGACTTGTAATAGTCGTTGAGCGACTGGGTTGCGGTCACTAGCGACGCCCCGTATTTCCGGCAGGTGCGCGCATAGGTCTCGATGAAGTCGGCCATCGCGCCGCCGCGCAACATCTGCCACGCCTCATCGAGCAGCAGCGCCTTGGGGATCGAGCGATCGAGTTTGCGCATCATCTGCTGCGACATGAACATAATCGCGGTGAGAACGACGCCGCGCAGCTCTTCGCGCGCCGAGAGGTCGGACAGCTCGAATACGGTGAGCTGGGCCTTCAGCTCAAACGACACCTCGCCCTGGAAAAAGCGGCCGTAAGTGCCGGCGGACGAGAATGGCCGCATCGCGATCCCCAGGTTGGAGGCGATCCCATTGCCGGTGGCGTCGAGCGCCTCGATAACAAGGTCGATCGAGCCGCGGCTGCCATGCTGGGCCCACACCTGGTTGACCGCGCCGTCGATCAAGCCGCGCTCGGTGTCGTCGAGCACATTGATATGCCGTGCCATCTGGTTGATGATCGCCTTCAGCATGGCCATGCAGTCGAGGAGATAATCCTCGTCTTCGGCAGCTTGGGCCTGGTCGATCATCGAAAAGGGGTTGAGACAGAAGCCCGAGCTCATCGTGAACTCGACAAAAGCGCCCCCCTGAAGTTTGGCCGAATGTTCGAAGGAGCGGCCATCGTCGATCACCACGACCTTCGCGCCCGCGCCGCAGAGCGAGCCGCACAATTCCTGGAGCGCCACCGACTTGCCCGAACCGGATTTGCCGAACACCGCGACATTGTGATTGCCCGCGGCGTTTTCGAAAGGGCTCCAGAAGAAGGGCTGGCCCCGCCGCCCGATCAGGAGAAGGTGCGGCACTGATCCGCCAAGATACTCGCCCTGCAACGGCGCCAGGTTCGCCGCCGTCGTGGTGAGCAGCGTACGCATCCGCTTCATGCGCTCGAGATCCTTCGAGAGGCCATTGGCCATCGTCATCGGCATCGCGCACAGCAGACCCATGACCTGCAGGTAACGATCGTCGAGCAGGTCCCAGCCCGCGGCCCGGTAGACCGATTTGAGCACGCGTTCGTTGCTGTCGCCCTTGCCCTTGGGCGAGAAGGCGGTGGCGCTGAAGAATACGCGGACGAGCTTTCGGCCCTGCCGGATCTCCTCATTGACGTAGCGCCATTCCTGGGACTGATCCCGCAGCTGCGGCAGAAACTTGGATGACTTGGAATCCGCGAGGCTCGTCGTCCGCATGAATTTGTAGCTGGCCTTGTTGGTCGAGGCCTGGGCGTCGGGGAAATCGATGCAGAGGTTGGTCGCCACCGGACACGGCATGCGCAGCTTGTCGGTGAACATGTCGCCGATCAGGCGCGCCATGTCCCAGGGCGCCCAGCGCGTCGGCAGGTTGCGCACCGAGAACGACCGGACGTCGAACACGTCGGGGTAAATCTCGCCAATCTCCGGCGCGCCTTTGACCGTCTTGCCGGTCGGCCGGAAACGCTCGGTGCGCAGCAGCATCCGGTCGGGCTCGACCTGGAGCTCGATGTCGCGGCGAATGGCCTGGTCGGCGATCGGGTCGAGTGGGTTATAACTGACGGCGTCATCACCCGCCGCCGTCGTTGGTGAGGTGATGTCGTCGATCCAGCCGATCAGCGCGACCGGGTCCATCTTGCGGGCAGCGACGTTGATCGACGCCAGCGAGGAAATCAGCGACTCCATCACCGAGACGATCTGCTCGATCGACACGCTCGAGGATTCCGGGGTCGAATAGGAGATGCCGACGCGGTGATTGCGCAGACAGAATGGCGCGTCGGCCGAAAGCGACTCCCACACACCGTCCGTTAGAAAATCGACGCGGTGCTTCGCCATGCGTTCGTAGACGCCGCGTGCCGAGTAGCGGGGCAGATACCATTTCGACAGACGCTCACCGATGCGCGGCGACATCCACTGGTGGAACTGGAGGCAGCCGGGTGCTGGTATCCCTTCCGAGAGGAACTGCGCTAAGATTTCACCCGTGCGCTCATCCGCCCCGACCAGCGGCGCCGCTTCGATGACGAAGCCGCGCGACGCGCTGTTATAGAAGATGCCGGTCTTCGGGTCGTAGCTGCGGTAGGGAAGCCAGTGGGCAAGCATCGGGACCGCCAGGTCCGGCCGCTGCGTGTCCGGCCTCTTACTGTCGCCGAACACGCCAGCTAGCAGATCGTCGAAAAATGCCTTCGCCATGTCAGTTGTCCTCCGGCACGGCGGCAGGGAAACCGGCCGCTCGTACGGTCGGTTCGACGGCGGACTTCGCATCGGGGAGCGCGGCCGTCGCGGCGGCAGCGCGCCCGCCCTCCTCCGCCCGGGTCGCGCCTGCCCGATATGCGGGACTCGCTTTCACACTGGCCGCAGCCTCCTGCCCGGCCGTGATCTTGGGCTGAGGTGTGGCGACAACGGTGGCGGCGTTTGGACGCGGACCGGGGTCCTTGCCACTCGCGGCGGAAGGCGTGGCCGGTGCACCCTCGACGCTGCGCGCCGTCGTTCTCGACTGGACCGCGGGCGCCTGCGGTGCGGGCGTGCGACCCGTCTTGGGGGCTAGACGGGCCGCAACCTCGGATTTGATCGCTCCCACCGGATCAGCCGCGCGCGCGCGGGCAGCTGCGATCGCGGCGGGATCTGGCAGGTCAGGATCGATAGCCGCCACATCGGCAATTGCCGGATCGGCACGATCGACGACTTCGGCAAGTGATTCCGGGGCGGGCACTATCGCCCTGGCATTACGATCGGGGATGACGCTTGCAGACATCAGTGCCTGCTGTTGCCACTCGCCGGTCTGGACGACGGCGTGGATGGCGCTTGCCTCGTGCAGCCGGCCCTGCCCATCGATATAGGGCTGGAACACGATCCGGAGCACGCGCTCCTGGGTGCGCCGCGGGTCCGGCTGACCGATCGGCAGGCGCTGACCCGCAGCGGCCGTGCGCGCCGCCTGCGACCTCGGCCTCGATTCCATGTAGGGGCCGGCCGGCGACATATCGCCTGCACCACTTTCTCCCGCGATCATGGCCAGCGCACGATCGTCGATCGACGACGAGGGCGCGCAGATGCCGTCTGGCGCGACGCAGGAGAAACTGCCCTTCACATTGCTGCCGAAGGTGGCGCAGCCGTTTAGCACTGCCATCGCCGCAGTGCCCATGATCGCCCGGGCTGTCGCCGATCGCATAAACCGGCCGCTCACGACTTGGCTCCCTTGAGCCAGGCTTCCAGGAACTCCTTGGGCCGATAACCCTCGAGCATCGCGCCGTCGCTTCGTACGATGACGGGCGTTCCGCTTAGGCCATGCTTCTGTGCGAACTTCTCATTCGCATCGAGCCCCTTGGTGTCGCACGAACCCGGCGCCTTGAACGGCTCGCCTGCATAGGCGGCGTGCAACGCCTGCTCCTGGTTTTTCGAGCAATAGACCCTGTCAGCGATGTCCCGGCTGCCGAGAACCGA
This genomic window contains:
- the traW gene encoding type-F conjugative transfer system protein TraW; the protein is MKRILAGTAGGLLLGVAVFVAGPMRTEARDYGQTGQAFPVIEPDLLSTIEARLKRAEASGELARTNEMFAKRVEAKVRRPTPVAGITPAIAAREWDYDPAVRLERDINDHKGNLIASAGQTINPLDFVAVKQALVFIDGDDAGQMAWATSRFTDLNAKIIFVSGSPLEEMTNRKRRFYFDQEGKLTSRFGIEHTPAVVRQTGRVMRVTEQVLRPGKAS
- a CDS encoding S26 family signal peptidase — encoded protein: MATVVSEQGLERWRPRKRLWLLLGVTIIGSVGFGAIASWRDSHVLLINASDSLPNWAFLIRRHQLPARGDYVFFDPPRSALLRRHFGAKPQMFGKIVYGMPGDRVAHDGSAVRINGAPVGRLKPRTRTGEPLTPGAVGAIPAGCYYAGSPHPDSFDSRYAEIGFVCGRQLIGVGEPVL
- a CDS encoding TrbI F-type domain-containing protein; translated protein: MAEQPELDLPPVPAPMPRDMTAVRKAGFGGFSRQQILIGVLVLALTIWAMWVTRALTVPREEHIVSARLSALVGDYVEAQRFSGSPPERVQAEMRAFMASLDKELQRRSASGQVVLVGEAVLTKNVPDITDSLKTAVFAAGVPVPKRASVEELQRLQELSSAQAAIAARQPQPSSPQGPIDPMGAASALPLQPEGPAGVPSQRTAPMGPGASVATFGGPDGNGRQ
- the traC gene encoding type IV secretion system protein TraC — encoded protein: MAKAFFDDLLAGVFGDSKRPDTQRPDLAVPMLAHWLPYRSYDPKTGIFYNSASRGFVIEAAPLVGADERTGEILAQFLSEGIPAPGCLQFHQWMSPRIGERLSKWYLPRYSARGVYERMAKHRVDFLTDGVWESLSADAPFCLRNHRVGISYSTPESSSVSIEQIVSVMESLISSLASINVAARKMDPVALIGWIDDITSPTTAAGDDAVSYNPLDPIADQAIRRDIELQVEPDRMLLRTERFRPTGKTVKGAPEIGEIYPDVFDVRSFSVRNLPTRWAPWDMARLIGDMFTDKLRMPCPVATNLCIDFPDAQASTNKASYKFMRTTSLADSKSSKFLPQLRDQSQEWRYVNEEIRQGRKLVRVFFSATAFSPKGKGDSNERVLKSVYRAAGWDLLDDRYLQVMGLLCAMPMTMANGLSKDLERMKRMRTLLTTTAANLAPLQGEYLGGSVPHLLLIGRRGQPFFWSPFENAAGNHNVAVFGKSGSGKSVALQELCGSLCGAGAKVVVIDDGRSFEHSAKLQGGAFVEFTMSSGFCLNPFSMIDQAQAAEDEDYLLDCMAMLKAIINQMARHINVLDDTERGLIDGAVNQVWAQHGSRGSIDLVIEALDATGNGIASNLGIAMRPFSSAGTYGRFFQGEVSFELKAQLTVFELSDLSAREELRGVVLTAIMFMSQQMMRKLDRSIPKALLLDEAWQMLRGGAMADFIETYARTCRKYGASLVTATQSLNDYYKSAGSIAALENSDWFVILQQKPETIADFKKHDRFEMDDYTDALLRSLKRNGFEYSDIMIKGPDTLAVGRLVLDPYSAALFSSSPKTFAAIDALIAEGMSMDEAIERIAFPNNPEKWVSNLAPVDEIAIAAE
- the traV gene encoding type IV conjugative transfer system lipoprotein TraV → MSGRFMRSATARAIMGTAAMAVLNGCATFGSNVKGSFSCVAPDGICAPSSSIDDRALAMIAGESGAGDMSPAGPYMESRPRSQAARTAAAGQRLPIGQPDPRRTQERVLRIVFQPYIDGQGRLHEASAIHAVVQTGEWQQQALMSASVIPDRNARAIVPAPESLAEVVDRADPAIADVAAIDPDLPDPAAIAAARARAADPVGAIKSEVAARLAPKTGRTPAPQAPAVQSRTTARSVEGAPATPSAASGKDPGPRPNAATVVATPQPKITAGQEAAASVKASPAYRAGATRAEEGGRAAAATAALPDAKSAVEPTVRAAGFPAAVPEDN